A single window of Limnothrix sp. FACHB-406 DNA harbors:
- the ilvB gene encoding biosynthetic-type acetolactate synthase large subunit, translating into MRSRNASQIDSSIVPVTRRTGAYALLDSLCRHGVKHIFGYPGGAILPIYDELYGFEVSGQLKHILVRHEQGAAHAADGYARATGQVGVCFGTSGPGATNLVTGIATAHMDSIPLVVITGQVPRTAIGTDAFQETDIWGITLPIVKHSYVVRDPADMAAIVAEAFYIASSGRPGPVLIDVPKDVGLEEFDYVPVEPGSIRPAGYKPTVKGNPRQITQAIELIRHSQRPLLYVGGGAIAAGAHAEIARLADHFRLPTTTTLMGKGAFDEHHPLALGMLGMHGTAYANFAVTECDLLIAVGARFDDRVTGKLDEFASRAKVIHIDIDPAEVGKTRVPDVPIVGDVKQVLIELLDRVRELEIVSDPAQTAAWHTRINQWKTDYPLVVPSYDNEIAPQEVIVELGRQAPDAYYTTDVGQHQMWAAQFLKNGPRRWISSAGLGTMGFGIPAAMGAKVALPDHQVICVAGDASVQMNIQELGTLAQFGINAKTVIVNNGWQGMVRQWQEAFYGERYSSSNMEVGMPDFGKLAEAFGIKGILVTERSQLAPAVAEMLAYDGPVLLDVRVRRDENCYPMVAPGKSNAQMLGLPEVKRETPVSHQTCTNCQTDNHPSHQFCSHCGAKL; encoded by the coding sequence GTGCGATCGCGAAACGCTTCCCAAATTGACTCTTCGATCGTGCCTGTGACGCGGCGCACGGGCGCTTATGCTCTGCTCGATAGCCTGTGCCGTCATGGTGTGAAGCACATTTTCGGCTATCCCGGCGGCGCGATCCTGCCGATCTATGACGAACTCTACGGCTTTGAAGTATCGGGCCAACTGAAACATATTTTGGTGCGCCATGAACAGGGCGCGGCCCACGCGGCGGATGGTTACGCCCGCGCCACCGGTCAGGTAGGGGTTTGCTTCGGAACTTCTGGCCCCGGAGCCACCAACCTGGTGACGGGGATTGCCACGGCCCACATGGACTCGATTCCCTTGGTGGTGATTACAGGCCAAGTACCGCGCACGGCGATCGGGACTGATGCGTTCCAAGAAACGGATATTTGGGGCATTACGCTGCCGATCGTTAAGCATTCCTACGTGGTGCGCGATCCGGCCGATATGGCGGCGATCGTGGCGGAAGCGTTCTATATCGCCTCTTCCGGTCGTCCGGGCCCGGTGCTGATTGACGTGCCCAAGGATGTGGGCCTGGAAGAATTTGACTATGTGCCGGTGGAGCCAGGATCGATCCGGCCGGCGGGCTACAAGCCGACCGTGAAGGGCAACCCGCGCCAAATCACCCAGGCGATCGAACTGATTCGCCATAGTCAGCGTCCCTTGCTCTATGTGGGTGGCGGGGCGATCGCGGCTGGGGCCCACGCGGAAATTGCCCGTTTGGCCGACCATTTCCGCCTGCCCACCACCACGACTCTGATGGGTAAGGGGGCCTTTGATGAGCATCACCCTCTGGCCTTGGGCATGTTGGGGATGCATGGCACGGCCTACGCCAACTTCGCCGTGACCGAGTGCGATTTGTTGATTGCGGTGGGGGCGCGGTTTGACGATCGCGTCACCGGCAAGCTCGATGAGTTCGCCAGCCGTGCCAAGGTGATCCACATCGACATCGACCCGGCCGAGGTGGGCAAAACCCGCGTGCCCGATGTGCCGATCGTCGGTGATGTGAAGCAAGTGCTGATTGAACTGCTCGATCGGGTGCGGGAGCTGGAAATCGTCAGCGATCCGGCCCAAACGGCCGCTTGGCACACCCGCATCAACCAATGGAAAACTGACTATCCCTTGGTAGTCCCCAGCTACGACAACGAAATCGCCCCCCAAGAAGTGATCGTCGAACTGGGTCGCCAAGCCCCCGATGCTTACTACACCACCGATGTGGGGCAGCACCAAATGTGGGCGGCGCAGTTCCTGAAGAACGGCCCCCGTCGTTGGATTTCCAGCGCTGGCTTGGGAACCATGGGCTTCGGGATTCCGGCGGCCATGGGCGCGAAGGTGGCCTTGCCAGATCACCAAGTGATTTGTGTGGCCGGCGATGCCAGTGTGCAAATGAACATTCAAGAGCTGGGAACCCTGGCCCAGTTTGGAATCAACGCCAAGACCGTGATTGTGAACAACGGCTGGCAAGGGATGGTGCGCCAATGGCAGGAAGCCTTCTATGGTGAGCGCTACTCGTCGTCCAACATGGAAGTGGGGATGCCCGACTTTGGCAAGTTGGCCGAAGCCTTTGGCATCAAGGGCATCTTGGTGACGGAGCGCAGCCAGCTTGCGCCGGCCGTCGCAGAAATGCTGGCTTATGATGGCCCGGTGCTGTTGGATGTGCGGGTGCGGCGCGATGAAAACTGTTACCCGATGGTGGCTCCTGGTAAGAGCAATGCCCAAATGTTGGGTTTGCCGGAAGTGAAGCGGGAAACCCCCGTGAGCCACCAAACTTGCACCAACTGTCAGACGGATAATCACCCGAGCCACCAGTTCTGTTCCCATTGCGGGGCCAAGCTGTAG
- a CDS encoding phosphoribosyltransferase, whose protein sequence is MPSDSPCNSQAPSPIAPGTPIETETPKRQLRIENNDLSNDLYISWEDYHRAIERLACSVHQSGWAFDQIVCLARGGLRVGDIFSRLFHKPLAILFASSYAGELGRERGQLKFAQSLAMTGDRLGPRVLVVDDLADSGATLKASIQWLRDRYDLSDLRTAVIWYKGCSSIAPDYYDCYLPHNPWIHQPFERYDVMELAELASSIEAD, encoded by the coding sequence ATGCCCTCTGATTCGCCCTGCAATTCCCAAGCCCCATCCCCGATCGCCCCTGGAACCCCGATCGAGACTGAAACACCCAAGCGGCAATTACGGATAGAAAATAACGATCTAAGTAATGATTTATACATCTCATGGGAGGACTATCACCGGGCGATCGAACGGTTAGCCTGTTCAGTGCATCAATCGGGCTGGGCATTTGACCAAATTGTCTGTTTAGCCCGTGGGGGCCTGCGAGTGGGTGATATTTTCTCGCGCCTGTTTCACAAACCCTTAGCCATTCTGTTTGCCAGTTCCTATGCCGGAGAGTTGGGGCGGGAACGGGGGCAGCTCAAATTTGCCCAAAGCTTGGCTATGACGGGCGATCGCCTGGGGCCGAGGGTGTTGGTGGTGGATGATTTAGCCGACTCGGGAGCAACCCTGAAGGCTTCGATTCAGTGGCTGCGCGATCGCTACGATCTCAGCGACCTGCGCACGGCCGTGATTTGGTACAAGGGCTGTTCATCGATCGCCCCGGATTATTACGACTGTTATTTACCCCATAATCCCTGGATTCATCAGCCATTTGAGCGCTATGACGTGATGGAACTGGCTGAGCTTGCTTCCTCGATCGAGGCAGATTAA